A single Brucella intermedia LMG 3301 DNA region contains:
- the dgcA gene encoding N-acetyl-D-Glu racemase DgcA, protein MHNTLNITVERYPIAGKFTISRGSKTEAAVVVCAISNGSRQGRGECVPYARYGESIESVSAQIEAVRSAIENGATRQDIQNLMPAGAARNAVDCALWDLEAKQSGKSVADMLGMPPRPLETAITVSLGTPSEMAESAAKVAHYPLIKVKMGGENDIEKIRAVADAAPNSRIIIDANEGWTADNIAENMRAAAAAGVVLIEQPLPADNDQILSEIERPVTICADESVHTSVGLEELATRYDAVNIKLDKAGGLTEGLIMRDKAIDLGLEIMVGCMVATSLGMAPAVLLAQKANVVDLDGPLLLAHDRHPGLRYEGALVYPPEAAVWG, encoded by the coding sequence ATGCACAATACCTTGAATATCACTGTAGAACGCTATCCCATCGCCGGAAAATTCACAATCTCCAGAGGCTCCAAGACAGAGGCCGCTGTTGTTGTGTGTGCGATCAGCAACGGTTCTCGTCAAGGACGTGGCGAATGCGTTCCTTACGCACGCTATGGCGAGAGTATCGAAAGCGTAAGCGCCCAGATCGAGGCCGTCCGCTCCGCTATCGAGAACGGCGCGACGCGACAGGATATTCAGAATTTGATGCCTGCTGGGGCTGCACGCAACGCAGTCGATTGCGCTCTATGGGACCTCGAAGCAAAGCAATCGGGCAAAAGCGTTGCCGATATGCTCGGTATGCCGCCACGCCCCCTCGAAACGGCAATCACCGTTTCGCTCGGCACGCCTTCCGAAATGGCGGAATCAGCGGCAAAAGTCGCCCATTATCCTCTTATCAAGGTGAAAATGGGCGGTGAAAACGATATCGAGAAAATCCGCGCCGTCGCAGATGCTGCTCCGAACAGCCGGATCATCATCGATGCGAACGAGGGATGGACAGCCGACAATATTGCCGAGAACATGCGCGCCGCCGCAGCAGCAGGCGTCGTCCTTATCGAACAGCCCTTGCCAGCCGACAACGATCAGATTCTCAGTGAAATCGAACGACCGGTCACTATATGCGCCGATGAGAGTGTTCATACGTCGGTGGGCCTTGAAGAACTTGCCACACGCTATGACGCAGTCAACATCAAGCTCGATAAAGCGGGAGGGCTGACGGAAGGCCTCATCATGCGGGACAAGGCGATCGACCTGGGGCTTGAGATCATGGTTGGCTGCATGGTCGCCACCTCGCTCGGTATGGCGCCGGCTGTCCTGCTTGCCCAGAAAGCCAATGTGGTCGACCTCGATGGACCGTTGCTTCTGGCCCATGACCGTCACCCCGGCCTGCGTTATGAAGGCGCTCTGGTCTATCCGCCGGAAGCTGCCGTCTGGGGCTGA
- a CDS encoding ABC transporter ATP-binding protein yields the protein MVMENGIDHRSQPQDEDIRQTAVPMISVRDVTVSFGRQTVLDKLSLEIYRGEVLGFIGPSGSGKSVLMRTILGLNKKQTGEIEILGRNIDQLNELEKMSIDMRMGVLFQHGALFSALNVLENIQVPMREYLDLSPKLMDELARLKIDLVGLKPDTAEKFPSELSGGMIKRAALARALALDPDILFLDEPTSGLDPIGAAEFDDLIANLRDTMGLTVYMVTHDLDSLFAICDRIAVLGGKKVLVSGTIEDMLTVDDPWVKSYFRGKRARQIDPSAPTRRRPGSRLQTG from the coding sequence ATGGTTATGGAGAACGGCATCGACCATCGGTCGCAACCGCAGGATGAAGACATTCGCCAGACGGCCGTGCCGATGATCTCGGTACGCGACGTAACGGTTTCGTTCGGACGCCAGACGGTACTCGACAAGTTGTCACTTGAGATTTATCGGGGAGAGGTGCTCGGTTTTATCGGCCCTTCCGGTTCGGGCAAATCCGTCTTGATGCGAACCATTCTTGGTCTCAATAAAAAGCAGACCGGGGAAATCGAGATTCTCGGCCGCAATATCGATCAGTTGAACGAGCTGGAAAAGATGTCCATCGATATGCGCATGGGCGTTCTGTTTCAGCATGGGGCGTTGTTTTCAGCATTGAACGTTCTTGAAAACATTCAGGTTCCGATGCGCGAGTATCTTGACCTGTCACCGAAACTGATGGACGAGCTGGCGCGGCTGAAAATCGATCTGGTCGGCTTGAAGCCGGACACAGCGGAAAAATTTCCATCCGAGCTCTCCGGAGGCATGATTAAGCGCGCTGCGCTGGCACGCGCGCTGGCCTTGGACCCGGATATCTTGTTTCTTGATGAGCCCACATCGGGACTGGACCCCATTGGTGCAGCCGAATTCGATGACCTGATCGCCAATCTGCGGGATACGATGGGGCTGACCGTTTATATGGTCACGCATGATCTCGACAGTCTTTTTGCAATCTGCGATCGGATTGCTGTGCTTGGGGGCAAGAAGGTGCTCGTCAGCGGCACTATTGAAGACATGCTGACGGTGGACGATCCGTGGGTTAAATCCTATTTTCGGGGCAAGCGTGCGCGTCAGATCGATCCGTCGGCGCCAACGAGACGGCGGCCCGGCAGCCGCTTGCAGACTGGATAA
- a CDS encoding kinesin gives MASKSKAQKLDLEVEKALEQALDIDFGDDLDMDMDLSAFDEGFSVDDLEEQISRAAEELVAEQKTKTAEPAAVSPVETAAKAATITTASVIATPAAPPIPPVVKAAGPVAQAAANVQHKPANTSKTAAPTPEPVSKPVSAPSVATTANVASSTFTPANDDSRSEKAIIAAPRRATENSSKLFWTTTAISVLWAAGGVALSKAINPDVFSSMQATKDFFTSPAGLGVVAGVALPVAMFWGFAQLVKRAQEMHLAARSMSEAAMRLLQPEAVSGDRVSTLGQAVRREVAAMNEGIERTLARAVELETLVQSEVNQLERAYSDNEVRIRSLVSDLGNEREAVVSHAERVRSSISGAHEQLKEELSSASNIIRDNVLSASQQLSTLLTESGERLIGSINESGGAIAEAIETRTGDIGSRITTSGEAFANLLDTRIATLDEQSRTVSDRLAEALDERTTGIANLLGGATQSMVSEFDTRLANLESTLSERGRSLLSEFEARAHALDSSTEKLNAALETRSRQINENLIARTREIAETFSSGRTSLSTMIDETKTKIGEDLTSIGESVGNILGEKADAFAGKLAESRDVLAASLEGETERVSAVIRGHADTLAARTSDIENAVNASASALNSVADNHAAILEERTHALRQTMESHSALLDASFADHSRSLEERATTLHGIIAGNQAMLAQLMDERAAAMRDNFNENREVLARTFDERVNSLQALIADNQDTLARILDERASSMNASIGASRDTFVATLGEHIRQVEERTSGLHTVLNDHNNALSGILDGHERTIETRAAEIRSTLSESTASLSQTLQDHSDILEQRTANLHNAIADSSSAISRAFEGQTGIIEERTQTMEKALTIGVDNVRRALEQSAGIVAGTLREKIGEAASTLSAEAAKAGEALDGFGEAFSARLIDNLSGTEARLGDRADAIAGRLGEIESRLTGELGSIEARIANTASRTSETLAGHSEAFAASVADNLAGTESRLSERANAIASGLEAIENRLTSELSTIEARIADTASKTSETLAGHSESFSASVADNLAGTETRLAERADAIATRLGDIGSRITMELGSVEARIAQVTDTTAVTLEERTRELNAVLAARSQEITKILNDTAEPLVQRLADSGRGLAQQLEEATHAATDRLRSENAALVNALASRTAETIAAVQQAKTGLSDNVSELIDRLAASNGELGKLIDAATRNLTDIDGRLVDTTSSFVENTNRAAQMFQASTGLIDGNIGTLRAISDSTLSQIADIADRFEEHGKVLSSASEMINSAQNGLVSTLEDRHQALDKLASGLVEKSEGVEKLMQSFEELVASAFQRAEGQTRSSAEKMRESVSEIVEQAAQKFSAATDDIRRTASEIRNELNTTRGELKRGVLDMPAEAKETTTAMRKAVSEQINALKELAEIVNKSGRLVDVGESRADRPVSRPTPAAARPAPVQAPVAQADVALRQRVYEAPKAQPASSEAAQPEKPRGWVSDLLARASREEEEAAQPKAQPTATPRSPSHVVESLNSLSVDIARAIDHEASVELWDRYRRGERNVFTRRLYTLKGQQTFDDIKRKYQTDGEFRRAVDRYMDDFQRLLEDVARNDRDNMVTRTYLTSDTGKVYTMLAHASGRLR, from the coding sequence ATGGCTTCCAAATCCAAGGCACAGAAGCTCGACCTTGAGGTTGAAAAGGCACTGGAACAGGCACTCGATATCGATTTCGGTGACGATCTTGATATGGATATGGACTTAAGTGCGTTCGATGAAGGCTTCTCGGTCGATGATCTGGAAGAGCAGATTTCGCGCGCGGCTGAAGAACTGGTTGCCGAACAGAAGACCAAAACGGCTGAGCCCGCTGCCGTCTCTCCAGTGGAAACCGCTGCAAAAGCCGCTACCATCACCACAGCCTCGGTGATTGCGACGCCTGCGGCGCCACCGATTCCCCCGGTCGTGAAAGCTGCAGGTCCCGTGGCGCAAGCCGCGGCCAATGTGCAGCACAAGCCGGCCAATACCTCGAAGACAGCGGCACCCACGCCGGAGCCGGTCAGCAAGCCTGTTTCCGCTCCGTCTGTCGCGACGACTGCCAATGTCGCCTCCTCTACCTTCACGCCAGCAAACGACGATTCCCGCAGTGAAAAAGCAATAATCGCAGCTCCACGCCGCGCGACCGAAAACTCGTCGAAGCTGTTCTGGACCACGACCGCAATCAGCGTACTTTGGGCTGCTGGCGGCGTTGCGCTGAGCAAGGCCATTAATCCTGATGTCTTCTCGAGCATGCAGGCCACCAAAGACTTTTTCACTTCTCCCGCCGGTCTCGGCGTCGTGGCTGGTGTAGCCTTGCCCGTCGCCATGTTCTGGGGATTTGCGCAGCTCGTAAAGCGCGCTCAGGAAATGCATCTGGCTGCACGCAGCATGTCGGAAGCTGCCATGCGGCTGCTCCAGCCGGAAGCTGTTTCCGGTGATCGCGTTTCTACTCTTGGACAGGCTGTGCGTCGCGAAGTCGCCGCCATGAACGAAGGCATCGAACGCACATTAGCGCGGGCCGTCGAGCTGGAAACGCTTGTTCAGTCCGAAGTCAATCAGCTGGAACGCGCCTATAGCGATAATGAAGTTCGCATTCGTTCGCTGGTCAGCGACCTCGGCAACGAGCGTGAAGCTGTCGTCAGCCATGCCGAGCGCGTGCGTTCGTCGATCTCGGGCGCGCACGAACAGCTCAAGGAAGAACTTTCGAGCGCTTCCAACATCATCCGCGACAATGTTCTTTCTGCCTCGCAACAGTTGAGCACCCTGCTCACCGAATCTGGCGAACGCCTGATCGGCAGCATCAATGAAAGCGGCGGCGCTATTGCCGAAGCCATCGAAACCCGCACCGGAGACATAGGCTCGCGCATCACGACTTCCGGTGAAGCCTTTGCCAACCTGCTGGACACGCGTATTGCGACACTTGATGAGCAATCCCGCACTGTCTCGGACCGTCTGGCTGAGGCTCTGGACGAACGTACAACCGGTATTGCCAATCTGCTCGGCGGCGCAACGCAGTCCATGGTCAGCGAATTCGACACGCGCCTCGCCAACCTCGAAAGCACGCTTTCCGAGCGCGGCCGGTCGCTTCTGTCCGAATTCGAAGCTCGCGCACATGCGCTCGACAGCAGCACTGAAAAACTCAACGCTGCTCTCGAAACCCGTTCGCGTCAGATTAATGAAAATCTCATCGCCCGTACCCGCGAAATCGCAGAGACCTTCTCCAGCGGTCGCACTTCGCTGAGCACGATGATCGATGAAACCAAGACGAAGATCGGTGAAGATCTGACGTCTATCGGCGAAAGCGTCGGCAACATCCTCGGCGAAAAGGCGGATGCCTTTGCCGGCAAGCTTGCAGAAAGCCGCGATGTTCTCGCTGCATCGCTGGAAGGCGAAACTGAACGGGTTTCCGCCGTTATCCGCGGACACGCCGACACCCTTGCGGCACGCACAAGTGACATCGAAAATGCCGTTAACGCGAGTGCATCGGCGCTCAATTCTGTTGCCGACAACCATGCGGCAATTCTGGAAGAGCGGACCCACGCGCTGCGCCAGACAATGGAAAGCCACTCTGCTCTGCTCGATGCGAGCTTCGCAGATCACAGCCGTTCGCTCGAAGAACGCGCCACCACGCTTCATGGCATCATTGCAGGCAACCAGGCCATGCTTGCTCAATTGATGGATGAGCGCGCTGCCGCAATGCGGGATAACTTCAACGAAAATCGCGAAGTTCTCGCCCGCACCTTCGACGAACGCGTAAATTCGCTTCAGGCACTTATCGCCGACAATCAGGATACGCTCGCGCGTATTCTCGATGAGCGCGCCAGCAGCATGAACGCGTCCATCGGCGCCAGCCGCGACACGTTCGTCGCAACATTGGGTGAACATATCCGTCAGGTCGAAGAACGCACGAGCGGCCTGCACACCGTTCTGAATGACCACAACAATGCCCTTTCCGGCATTCTTGACGGTCATGAGCGCACGATTGAAACCCGTGCCGCCGAAATCCGTTCGACGCTGAGCGAAAGCACCGCCTCGCTGAGCCAGACGCTTCAGGATCACAGCGACATTCTGGAACAGCGCACGGCCAACCTGCACAATGCAATTGCCGACAGCAGTTCCGCTATCAGCCGCGCTTTCGAAGGCCAAACGGGCATTATCGAAGAACGCACCCAGACGATGGAAAAGGCGCTCACCATCGGCGTCGACAATGTCCGTCGGGCACTGGAACAAAGCGCCGGCATCGTTGCAGGCACGCTACGTGAAAAGATCGGCGAAGCGGCAAGCACGCTTTCAGCTGAAGCAGCCAAGGCCGGTGAAGCTTTGGACGGTTTCGGTGAGGCATTCAGCGCACGCCTGATCGATAACCTGTCTGGCACGGAAGCCCGCCTCGGCGACCGCGCCGATGCGATTGCCGGTCGCCTCGGCGAGATCGAAAGCCGCCTCACTGGCGAGTTGGGCTCGATCGAAGCCCGCATCGCCAATACGGCCAGCAGAACCAGTGAAACGCTGGCCGGTCACAGCGAGGCCTTTGCGGCCAGCGTCGCCGACAATCTGGCTGGAACAGAGAGCCGTCTCAGCGAACGCGCCAATGCCATCGCCAGCGGGCTTGAAGCAATCGAAAACCGCCTCACCAGCGAACTCAGCACGATTGAGGCTCGTATCGCAGATACGGCGTCCAAGACGAGCGAGACGCTCGCAGGGCACAGCGAATCCTTCTCGGCCAGCGTTGCCGACAATCTCGCTGGCACCGAAACCCGTCTTGCAGAACGTGCCGACGCAATCGCTACCCGTCTGGGCGACATCGGTTCGCGTATCACGATGGAACTCGGCTCCGTCGAAGCACGCATCGCACAGGTAACCGACACGACTGCGGTTACACTGGAGGAACGCACCCGCGAACTCAACGCCGTTCTTGCTGCCCGTTCGCAGGAAATCACCAAGATTCTCAACGATACGGCAGAGCCGCTCGTGCAGCGGCTCGCTGATAGCGGTCGTGGGCTGGCACAACAGCTTGAAGAAGCAACGCATGCCGCAACCGACAGACTTCGTTCGGAAAATGCCGCATTGGTCAATGCACTCGCGAGCCGGACTGCAGAAACAATTGCTGCCGTCCAGCAGGCCAAAACCGGACTTTCCGATAATGTCAGCGAACTGATCGACCGTCTCGCCGCATCGAACGGCGAGTTGGGCAAGCTGATCGATGCAGCTACGCGCAATCTTACCGACATCGATGGTCGCCTTGTCGACACGACATCGAGCTTTGTCGAAAACACCAACCGCGCCGCGCAGATGTTCCAGGCCTCCACAGGCCTGATCGACGGCAATATCGGTACTTTGCGGGCCATCTCGGACAGCACGCTGTCTCAGATTGCAGACATCGCCGACCGCTTCGAAGAGCATGGAAAGGTTCTTTCCTCGGCTTCCGAAATGATCAATTCGGCTCAGAACGGTCTCGTCAGCACGCTTGAAGATCGCCACCAGGCGCTCGACAAGCTGGCGTCCGGCCTGGTCGAGAAGTCGGAAGGCGTGGAAAAGCTGATGCAATCCTTCGAAGAGCTGGTGGCATCTGCATTCCAGCGCGCCGAAGGCCAGACCCGCTCTTCTGCCGAAAAGATGCGCGAAAGCGTCTCGGAAATTGTCGAACAGGCAGCACAGAAGTTCTCTGCGGCAACCGACGACATCCGTCGCACGGCCAGCGAAATCCGCAACGAGCTCAACACGACGCGTGGCGAACTGAAGCGCGGCGTTCTGGACATGCCTGCTGAGGCAAAGGAAACAACGACAGCGATGCGCAAGGCCGTGAGCGAGCAGATCAATGCGCTCAAGGAACTGGCCGAAATCGTCAACAAGTCCGGTCGCCTGGTAGATGTCGGCGAAAGCCGTGCAGATCGCCCGGTTTCGCGTCCTACACCGGCTGCAGCTCGTCCGGCTCCCGTTCAGGCGCCTGTGGCGCAGGCAGATGTCGCTCTCCGTCAGCGCGTCTACGAAGCGCCGAAGGCGCAGCCTGCATCATCCGAAGCTGCGCAACCGGAAAAGCCGCGTGGTTGGGTGTCTGATCTCCTTGCCCGCGCATCCCGTGAGGAAGAAGAGGCAGCGCAGCCCAAGGCCCAGCCGACCGCAACGCCTCGCTCGCCAAGCCATGTCGTTGAATCGCTGAACTCGCTATCGGTGGATATTGCGCGAGCTATCGACCATGAAGCTTCTGTGGAATTGTGGGACCGCTATCGTCGTGGTGAGCGGAACGTCTTTACCCGTCGCCTCTATACGCTGAAAGGTCAGCAGACCTTTGACGATATCAAGCGCAAGTATCAGACGGATGGCGAATTCCGCCGCGCCGTGGACCGCTACATGGATGACTTCCAGCGTCTTCTCGAGGACGTCGCCCGCAACGACCGTGATAACATGGTAACGCGGACTTACCTCACTTCAGATACCGGCAAGGTCTACACAATGCTTGCTCACGCAAGCGGTCGCCTCCGCTAA
- a CDS encoding MlaD family protein, with protein METKANYVLVGVFTLIVSLLAFAFVFWIARFGEARDSLELDVRIPGSVTGLSIGSQVLFNGIKVGDVRALHLDETNPEMVIVKTRVNATTPITRSTAATLGFQGLTGQAYIELKGGRLDEPNLLTEAAKVDSVARIDADPSSINNLLATAQDIAARANSVLGQLEGFVKDARGPLTDTINNTKTFTDALAKNANIIEELGQNTGNINQIVTDAKDMMARLNAASVRVDAILAKTDKLLSSDDKDGVVAQAKATLESIRQTSDNLDKRLGPIADNLQRFSGQGLRDVQSVVVDSRRSIQRIEQAITDLERNPQRLIFGGQGNVPRYDGRTRH; from the coding sequence ATGGAAACTAAAGCCAATTACGTACTGGTGGGTGTCTTTACGCTGATCGTCAGCCTATTGGCTTTCGCTTTCGTGTTCTGGATCGCCCGTTTTGGGGAAGCACGCGATTCTCTGGAACTCGACGTTCGTATTCCAGGTTCGGTCACAGGCCTTTCGATCGGAAGTCAGGTTCTGTTCAACGGTATCAAGGTTGGCGATGTACGGGCGCTGCATCTTGATGAAACCAATCCCGAAATGGTTATCGTCAAGACCCGCGTCAACGCGACCACGCCTATTACTCGCTCAACGGCAGCAACTCTTGGTTTTCAGGGGCTGACAGGACAGGCCTATATCGAGCTGAAGGGCGGCCGCCTTGATGAGCCCAATCTTCTGACAGAGGCTGCGAAGGTAGACAGTGTTGCCCGCATTGATGCCGATCCATCCTCAATCAACAATCTTCTCGCAACCGCGCAGGATATTGCTGCCCGCGCAAATTCGGTGCTCGGTCAGTTGGAAGGCTTCGTGAAGGATGCGCGCGGCCCACTGACAGATACCATCAATAATACGAAGACGTTCACCGACGCTCTGGCGAAGAATGCCAACATCATTGAGGAACTCGGCCAGAATACCGGGAATATCAACCAGATCGTGACCGACGCCAAGGACATGATGGCTCGCTTGAATGCCGCGTCTGTGCGCGTTGATGCCATCCTGGCCAAGACCGACAAGCTTTTGTCCAGTGATGACAAGGATGGTGTTGTTGCCCAAGCGAAGGCGACATTGGAGTCCATTCGGCAAACGTCAGACAATCTCGACAAGCGACTGGGACCTATCGCGGACAATCTGCAGCGTTTTTCCGGACAGGGACTGCGGGATGTCCAGTCCGTCGTGGTTGACAGCCGCCGTTCCATTCAGCGCATAGAACAAGCTATCACCGATCTTGAGCGCAATCCCCAGCGTCTTATCTTTGGCGGTCAGGGGAATGTACCTCGTTATGACGGGAGGACGCGTCATTGA
- a CDS encoding ABC transporter permease produces the protein MLTDTADKARATDNSAPKIDLAEHDGVRHIRMNGRWVSQSVNLVDDKVRRLENADKREATIIDISGVSGLDTAGAWLIERLRQRLVAQQVEVQLEGVRQSWLPLMEEVGQAVERTLDIPRQKKPFFLISFLAALGGGVVSLGSDFKMAMHILGATIRGAQLKYGRGSGIPFAAIVTQMDRMGVGAIPIIILMSTIVGAIIAQQGAFQLRYFGAEIFVVDLVGILVLRELGVLLTAIMIAGRSGSAITAEIGSMKMREETDALTVIGLNPVGVLVFPRLVALVIVLPLLTIVSDLAALIGAGGVAWFYSNISPDAFISRLHDAVALNTYFAGLIKAPFMAMIIGILASVEGMKVGGSAESLGRRVTASVVKAIFVVIVVDGLFAMFYAAINF, from the coding sequence ATGTTGACCGACACTGCCGACAAAGCAAGAGCCACCGACAACTCTGCGCCGAAGATTGATCTGGCGGAGCACGACGGCGTGCGCCATATACGGATGAACGGTCGCTGGGTATCGCAGAGCGTCAATCTTGTCGATGACAAGGTGCGCCGCCTGGAGAACGCGGACAAGCGAGAAGCCACGATCATTGATATTTCTGGCGTTTCCGGTCTCGATACGGCAGGCGCCTGGCTCATTGAACGCTTGCGGCAGCGTCTTGTCGCGCAGCAAGTGGAAGTGCAACTGGAAGGTGTGCGTCAATCCTGGCTTCCTCTGATGGAGGAAGTAGGGCAGGCCGTCGAGCGTACCCTGGACATCCCACGCCAGAAAAAACCGTTCTTTCTTATTTCATTTCTGGCCGCGCTGGGCGGTGGCGTTGTTTCCTTGGGTAGTGACTTCAAGATGGCGATGCACATTCTTGGTGCCACCATCCGCGGAGCCCAGCTCAAATACGGACGCGGTAGCGGCATCCCCTTCGCTGCGATTGTCACGCAGATGGACCGCATGGGGGTGGGGGCAATTCCCATCATCATCCTGATGTCGACGATTGTCGGTGCAATCATTGCCCAGCAGGGTGCGTTTCAGTTGCGTTATTTCGGCGCTGAAATCTTTGTCGTCGATCTGGTCGGCATTCTGGTGTTGCGTGAGCTCGGCGTACTTCTGACGGCTATCATGATCGCGGGGCGCTCAGGAAGCGCCATTACTGCCGAGATCGGCTCCATGAAAATGCGTGAGGAGACCGACGCTCTTACGGTCATAGGTCTCAATCCGGTCGGCGTTCTGGTCTTTCCACGTCTCGTGGCGCTGGTCATAGTGCTGCCATTGCTCACTATCGTTTCCGATCTCGCCGCGCTGATCGGGGCAGGTGGTGTTGCCTGGTTCTATTCCAATATTTCACCAGATGCTTTCATCAGCCGCCTGCATGACGCTGTGGCGCTGAATACTTATTTTGCAGGTCTTATCAAGGCCCCGTTCATGGCGATGATCATCGGAATTCTCGCTTCGGTAGAAGGTATGAAGGTTGGAGGAAGCGCGGAATCACTCGGGCGCCGCGTGACTGCTTCCGTGGTGAAGGCAATCTTCGTGGTTATTGTCGTGGATGGTCTGTTCGCAATGTTCTATGCGGCTATTAATTTTTAA
- a CDS encoding ABC-type transport auxiliary lipoprotein family protein — translation MKSRRVVLRTASVPFIFGLLLAGCGTTTPLDTFNLSAPQPGVTSPSRKNVQLLVPTPTALKALDSENIVVSSAPGSIEYLKGAQWGDRLTNIVQSRLVQAYENTGIFGGIGRPGDGLAINYQILTDLRMFGIQAYASPKLAVVELAVRLMNDKNGEVRATRVFRTAIPVGGATNAAYVKALDAAFERTASEIVSWTVTTL, via the coding sequence ATGAAATCACGTCGCGTCGTTCTCCGCACAGCTTCGGTTCCTTTTATTTTCGGCCTGCTTCTTGCCGGCTGCGGGACGACAACACCGCTCGACACGTTCAATCTGTCTGCGCCTCAGCCTGGTGTGACTTCACCGAGCCGTAAGAATGTGCAGTTGCTGGTTCCGACGCCAACCGCTCTCAAGGCGCTTGATAGCGAGAATATAGTCGTCAGTTCCGCACCGGGTTCCATCGAATATCTGAAGGGCGCTCAATGGGGAGACAGGCTGACAAACATCGTGCAGTCTCGTCTGGTGCAAGCCTATGAAAATACCGGTATATTTGGCGGGATTGGCCGCCCGGGAGACGGACTGGCAATCAATTATCAGATCCTCACCGATCTTCGAATGTTCGGCATTCAGGCTTATGCTTCGCCAAAGCTCGCAGTTGTCGAGCTGGCCGTGAGGCTGATGAACGATAAGAACGGGGAGGTTCGTGCGACCCGTGTTTTCCGTACGGCCATTCCCGTCGGCGGCGCGACGAATGCAGCTTATGTGAAGGCGCTCGACGCCGCCTTTGAACGGACTGCCAGCGAAATCGTGAGCTGGACGGTAACGACGCTCTGA
- a CDS encoding glycosyltransferase family 4 protein: MKKIVIVTDAWHPQVNGVVRTLTKCHDLMIERGYDVTVVSPLDYRSVPCPTYPEIRLALTTPGAFKRRLKTMQPDFVHIATEGPLGFMARRACMKMGWSFTTSFHTRFPEYLQERFPVPPSWTYAFLRRFHNAARHTLVPTQSILDDLKARGFTQLDLWTRGVDRTLFYPRPEVLKELPRPVFICVGRVASEKNLPAFLELDVPGTKLIVGDGPSLNDLQTRFPEAVFVGKREGEALAQTYAAADVFVFPSRTDTFGLVLLEAIASGLPVAAYPVPGSRDVVGVTGAGVLSEDLGEACLAALEMEPFEPATVLKQFTWDACADIFESALAPVNGAGSESYQRADQPQTAASGG; the protein is encoded by the coding sequence ATGAAGAAAATCGTCATCGTCACCGACGCCTGGCATCCACAAGTCAACGGCGTCGTGCGCACGTTGACCAAGTGTCATGATCTGATGATCGAACGGGGATATGACGTCACTGTCGTTTCCCCATTAGACTATAGATCAGTTCCGTGTCCGACATACCCGGAAATCCGGCTGGCCTTGACGACACCGGGCGCGTTCAAGCGGCGCTTAAAAACCATGCAGCCGGATTTCGTGCATATTGCAACTGAAGGCCCGCTTGGATTTATGGCTCGACGTGCCTGTATGAAAATGGGATGGTCCTTCACGACGAGTTTCCACACACGCTTTCCAGAATATCTGCAGGAACGCTTTCCGGTCCCTCCGAGTTGGACCTACGCATTCCTTCGGCGTTTCCACAATGCAGCCCGGCACACGCTCGTGCCTACCCAATCCATACTGGATGACCTCAAGGCCCGTGGCTTTACGCAACTGGATCTCTGGACGCGCGGTGTCGACCGGACATTGTTCTATCCCCGACCCGAGGTGCTGAAGGAATTGCCCCGACCGGTGTTTATCTGTGTGGGACGGGTCGCGTCAGAAAAGAACCTGCCTGCATTTCTGGAACTCGATGTTCCCGGCACAAAGCTAATTGTTGGAGACGGCCCCTCCCTTAATGATCTGCAGACGCGGTTTCCAGAAGCGGTGTTCGTCGGGAAACGCGAAGGTGAAGCGCTGGCCCAGACTTATGCCGCAGCCGACGTGTTTGTCTTTCCTAGCCGAACGGACACGTTCGGTCTCGTTTTGCTTGAAGCGATTGCATCCGGCCTGCCGGTCGCAGCCTATCCGGTCCCCGGATCACGAGATGTTGTCGGTGTTACCGGTGCAGGCGTTCTTTCCGAAGACCTAGGCGAGGCATGCTTGGCCGCCCTGGAGATGGAGCCGTTTGAGCCTGCAACAGTGCTCAAACAATTCACCTGGGATGCCTGCGCCGATATCTTTGAAAGTGCGCTCGCTCCAGTCAACGGGGCAGGGAGTGAGAGCTATCAACGCGCAGATCAGCCCCAGACGGCAGCTTCCGGCGGATAG